From Triticum urartu cultivar G1812 chromosome 2, Tu2.1, whole genome shotgun sequence, a single genomic window includes:
- the LOC125537118 gene encoding uncharacterized protein LOC125537118 produces MYPLERSFVWLKSLVRNRTYPEGSIAEGYIVEECLTFCLRFLEGTTRFTRTSRNPDPSDNTKGMYMFDSVGEPIGKAVTVGQLDDQLLVQAHRYVLRHCDELDDLRREFVDQEKRKPGNLNLTDDDNEDLISRHFADWLEQKAILDDGPDITEKIRALAAKPSKCGVCYSGYIINGF; encoded by the exons ATGTACCCTCTAGAGAG ATCATTTGTTTGGCTAAAGTCACTTGTGCGCAATAGAACTTATCCTGAAGGTTCTATTGCTGAAGGATATATTGTTGAAGAATGCTTGACCTTTTGTTTAAGATTTCTAGAAGGAACCACACGTTTCACGAGAACATCTAGGAACCCTGATCCTTCAGATAATACAAAGGGCATGTACATGTTTGATAGTGTTGGTGAGCCAATTGGAAAGGCTGTCACTGTAGGCCAGTTGGACGATCAGCTTCTAGTTCAAGCACATCGATATGTCTTGCGACACTGTGATGAGCTTGATGATCTCCGTAG AGAATTTGTGGATCAAGAGAAGAGGAAGCCGGGTAACTTAAATTTGACGGATGATGACAATGAGGATTTGATTAGTAGACACTTTGCTGACTGGTTGGAACAAAAG GCTATACTAGATGATGGACCGGATATTACAGAAAAGATAAGAGCATTAGCCGCAAAACCAAGCAAATGCGGGGTGTGCTATAGTGGCTATATAATTAATGGcttctag